In Streptomyces sp. NBC_01381, a genomic segment contains:
- the cseB gene encoding two-component system response regulator CseB — MAEHTHVLFVEDDDVIREATQLALERDGFVVTAMPDGLLGLEAFRANRPDIALLDVMVPGLDGVSLCRRIRDESTVPVIMLSARADSIDVVLGLEAGADDYVTKPFDGAVLVARIRAVLRRFGHASGPNAAPAAGEAGAPDGGVLHFGDLEIDTEGMEVRRAGAPVALTPTEMRLLLEFSSAPGTVLSRDKLLERVWDYGWGGDTRVVDVHVQRLRTKVGQDRIETVRGFGYKLKA, encoded by the coding sequence ATGGCTGAGCACACCCACGTCCTGTTCGTCGAGGACGACGACGTCATCCGTGAGGCGACGCAGCTCGCGCTCGAACGGGACGGGTTCGTGGTCACCGCGATGCCCGACGGCCTGCTCGGCCTGGAGGCGTTCCGCGCCAACCGCCCCGACATCGCGCTGCTCGACGTGATGGTGCCCGGCCTCGACGGCGTCTCGCTGTGCCGCCGCATCCGCGACGAGTCCACGGTCCCGGTGATCATGCTCTCCGCGCGTGCCGACTCCATCGATGTCGTCCTCGGCCTGGAGGCGGGCGCCGACGACTACGTGACCAAGCCGTTCGACGGCGCCGTGCTCGTCGCCAGGATCCGCGCCGTGCTGCGCCGCTTCGGCCACGCGAGCGGGCCGAACGCGGCGCCCGCGGCCGGCGAGGCCGGCGCGCCGGACGGCGGCGTGCTGCACTTCGGCGATCTGGAGATCGACACGGAGGGCATGGAGGTCCGCAGGGCCGGCGCTCCGGTGGCGCTGACACCGACCGAGATGCGGCTGCTCCTGGAGTTCTCCTCCGCGCCCGGCACGGTCCTCTCCCGCGACAAGCTCCTCGAGCGGGTGTGGGACTACGGCTGGGGCGGGGACACGCGCGTCGTCGACGTCCATGTGCAGCGGCTGCGTACGAAGGTGGGCCAGGACCGCATCGAGACGGTCCGTGGCTTCGGCTACAAGCTCAAGGCGTGA